From the genome of Hymenobacter cellulosilyticus, one region includes:
- the leuB gene encoding 3-isopropylmalate dehydrogenase has protein sequence MGILSKRIVVLSGDGIGPEVCQEAVRALKAVADKFGHDFTFDYQLMGACAIDATGDPLPEATLDACRRADAVLLGAIGDPKYDNNPSAKVRPEQGLLRLRKSLGLYANIRPVTAYDRLLEHSPLKKERIQGADMVIFRELTGGVYFGEKGRNEDGSAYDNCTYSRFEIERIAHRAFQAAEARRGKLTLVDKANVLETSRLWREVVQDISLQYPKVLVDYLFVDNAAMQMILSPKQFDVILTENMFGDIISDEASVIAGSLGLLPSASVGDETALFEPIHGSYPQAKGKGIANPIATILSAAMMLEHFGLQEEAKSVRKAVDNALEQGVLTPELNAKSPYTTEQVGSFVAYGILDILDCQLHKNNIALGLSTII, from the coding sequence ATGGGTATTTTAAGCAAACGAATCGTGGTGCTGTCGGGTGACGGTATCGGGCCAGAAGTGTGTCAGGAGGCGGTACGGGCTCTGAAAGCCGTAGCCGATAAATTTGGGCACGACTTTACCTTCGATTACCAGCTCATGGGTGCCTGCGCCATCGACGCGACCGGCGACCCGCTGCCGGAAGCTACGCTCGACGCCTGCCGCCGCGCCGATGCCGTGCTGCTCGGGGCCATCGGCGACCCCAAGTATGACAACAACCCCAGTGCCAAGGTGCGCCCCGAACAAGGGCTGCTGCGCCTGCGCAAGTCGCTGGGCCTGTACGCCAACATTCGGCCCGTGACGGCCTACGACCGGCTGCTGGAACACTCGCCGCTGAAGAAGGAGCGGATTCAGGGCGCCGACATGGTCATCTTCCGGGAACTGACCGGCGGGGTGTACTTCGGCGAGAAAGGCCGCAACGAGGACGGCTCGGCCTACGACAACTGCACCTACAGCCGTTTTGAAATCGAGCGGATTGCGCACCGCGCCTTCCAGGCTGCAGAAGCGCGCCGCGGCAAGCTGACGCTGGTAGACAAGGCCAACGTGCTGGAAACTTCCCGGCTGTGGCGCGAAGTCGTGCAGGATATTTCCCTACAGTACCCCAAAGTGCTGGTCGATTATCTGTTTGTGGACAACGCAGCCATGCAGATGATTTTGAGCCCCAAGCAGTTCGACGTGATTCTGACCGAGAACATGTTTGGCGACATCATCTCCGACGAAGCTTCGGTTATTGCCGGCTCCCTGGGCTTACTACCCTCGGCCTCGGTAGGCGACGAAACCGCGCTGTTTGAGCCCATTCACGGCTCCTATCCCCAGGCTAAGGGCAAAGGCATTGCCAACCCCATTGCCACCATTCTGTCGGCGGCCATGATGCTGGAGCACTTTGGCCTACAGGAAGAAGCCAAATCCGTACGCAAAGCCGTGGACAATGCCCTGGAGCAAGGCGTGCTGACCCCGGAACTCAACGCCAAGTCACCTTACACGACCGAGCAGGTGGGCAGCTTCGTGGCCTATGGCATCCTGGATATTCTGGATTGCCAGCTGCACAAGAACAACATTGCTCTTGGTTTGAGCACGATTATTTAA
- the leuD gene encoding 3-isopropylmalate dehydratase small subunit, producing the protein MEKFQTLRSGVVPLPIENVDTDQIIPARFLKATTREGFGQNLFADWRYQADGQPKADFVLNNPRYQGQILLAGKNFGCGSSREHAAWALYDAGFKVVISSYFADIFRGNALNTGLLPLQVSEEVLQGLFRQIELEPETQLVVDLPSQTLAIPVWDASISFELDAYKKECLINGYDDIDYLVSQRDAIKTYEQLRKWVF; encoded by the coding sequence ATGGAAAAATTTCAAACGCTCCGCTCGGGCGTCGTCCCGCTGCCCATCGAAAACGTCGATACGGACCAGATTATTCCGGCTCGTTTCCTGAAGGCCACCACCCGGGAGGGGTTTGGCCAAAACCTGTTTGCCGACTGGCGCTACCAGGCCGACGGGCAGCCCAAGGCCGATTTCGTGTTGAATAACCCGCGTTATCAGGGCCAGATTCTGCTGGCCGGCAAAAACTTCGGTTGCGGCTCCAGCCGGGAACACGCTGCCTGGGCCTTGTATGATGCGGGCTTCAAAGTGGTTATTTCCAGCTACTTCGCCGACATCTTCCGCGGCAATGCCCTGAACACGGGTCTGCTGCCGCTGCAGGTTTCGGAGGAAGTATTGCAAGGCTTGTTCCGGCAGATTGAGCTGGAGCCCGAAACGCAGCTGGTCGTGGATTTGCCCAGCCAGACTTTGGCTATACCGGTGTGGGATGCCAGCATCAGCTTCGAGCTGGATGCTTACAAGAAGGAGTGCCTGATCAACGGCTACGACGATATCGACTATTTGGTGAGCCAGCGCGACGCCATTAAAACCTATGAACAGCTCCGCAAATGGGTATTTTAA
- the leuC gene encoding 3-isopropylmalate dehydratase large subunit, whose product MAKSLFDKIWDAHVVKAIPGGLEVFYIDRHLIHEVTSPQAFDELQERGLPLSRPEQILATADHNVPTRNQHLPIQDPLSRSQVDKLTENCEKFGVELFGLGHQYQGIVHVIGPELGITQPGMTIVCGDSHTSTHGAFGAIAFGIGTSQVTQVMASQCLLISRPKRMRITVDGQLRPGVTAKDVILYIISKLGTGGATGYFVEYAGSAIRGLSMEGRMTVCNMSIEMGARGGLIAPDATTFEYLHGRPYAPQGERWEQAVEYWQTLYSEEGAEFESDLTFDAATITPMITYGTNPGMGMALSGAIPVLGTDGEAASFDKSLAYMGFKPGESLLGKEINYVFIGSCTNSRIEDLRAVAAYVKGKHKAGHVEAIIVPGSKQVEKQAIEEGLDQVLAEAGFELREPGCSACLAMNDDKIPAGAYCVSTSNRNFEGRQGPGARTLLASPLVAAITAVEGRIVDITQYLN is encoded by the coding sequence ATGGCCAAGTCCTTATTCGATAAAATCTGGGATGCCCACGTGGTGAAAGCCATTCCGGGCGGGCTCGAGGTGTTTTACATCGACCGGCACCTGATTCACGAAGTTACCAGCCCGCAGGCTTTCGACGAGCTGCAGGAGCGGGGCTTGCCCCTGAGCCGGCCGGAGCAGATTCTGGCCACCGCCGACCACAACGTGCCGACCCGCAACCAGCACCTGCCCATTCAGGATCCGCTGAGTCGCTCCCAAGTGGATAAGCTCACCGAGAACTGTGAGAAGTTTGGTGTGGAGCTGTTCGGGCTGGGCCACCAGTACCAGGGCATCGTGCACGTCATCGGGCCGGAACTAGGCATCACTCAGCCGGGCATGACCATCGTGTGCGGCGACAGTCACACCTCCACCCACGGCGCTTTTGGGGCCATTGCCTTCGGTATTGGCACCAGCCAGGTCACGCAGGTAATGGCCTCGCAGTGCCTGCTCATCAGTCGGCCCAAGCGCATGCGCATCACCGTGGACGGCCAGCTGCGGCCCGGCGTGACGGCCAAGGACGTGATTCTCTACATTATTTCGAAGCTCGGTACGGGCGGGGCCACCGGCTACTTCGTGGAGTATGCCGGCAGCGCCATTCGGGGCCTGAGCATGGAAGGCCGGATGACGGTCTGCAACATGAGCATCGAAATGGGTGCCCGCGGCGGCCTTATTGCTCCCGATGCTACCACGTTTGAGTACCTGCACGGCCGGCCCTACGCCCCGCAGGGGGAGCGGTGGGAGCAGGCCGTGGAGTATTGGCAGACTCTGTATTCGGAGGAAGGCGCCGAGTTTGAATCGGACCTGACCTTCGACGCGGCCACCATTACGCCCATGATTACCTACGGCACCAACCCCGGCATGGGCATGGCCCTGAGCGGTGCCATTCCGGTGCTGGGCACCGATGGGGAAGCGGCTAGCTTTGATAAGTCATTGGCCTACATGGGCTTTAAGCCGGGTGAGTCCTTGCTCGGTAAGGAAATCAACTACGTCTTTATCGGCAGCTGCACCAACTCCCGCATCGAGGATTTGCGGGCGGTGGCAGCTTACGTGAAAGGCAAGCACAAGGCCGGGCACGTGGAGGCCATCATTGTGCCGGGTTCCAAACAAGTGGAAAAGCAGGCCATAGAAGAAGGCCTCGACCAAGTATTAGCCGAAGCCGGCTTTGAGCTGCGCGAACCCGGCTGCTCGGCCTGTCTGGCCATGAACGACGACAAGATTCCAGCCGGGGCTTACTGCGTGTCGACCTCTAACCGCAACTTCGAAGGTCGCCAAGGCCCAGGGGCCCGCACCTTGCTGGCCAGCCCGCTGGTGGCCGCTATAACAGCTGTAGAGGGCCGTATCGTCGACATCACCCAGTATTTGAATTAA